Proteins encoded in a region of the Gigantopelta aegis isolate Gae_Host chromosome 13, Gae_host_genome, whole genome shotgun sequence genome:
- the LOC121387711 gene encoding MAGUK p55 subfamily member 7-like, protein MPVILPLHTKVSLDPDAQKLLAALPSLEARLPSKGYEIAYLRRFLRSKDLRYLMHVFRRLRSVRRLRPVADFSVAQAAEVFCTIRFRSEDSHVQELLYILSRPHLQALLYTHDKVASSDYEPRLDPSPVDRDEDQAAVKIIRLIKTNEPLGVTIQLCEDSDSLEIARVLHGGAADRSGLIRVGDELQEVNGVCVKGQNPDDVIEMLTRITGAVTLKLVPSHFRNGPEHRPSQMRVRTLFTYDPESDPNNPCPDASLAFTRGEILHIVNQDDATWWQARKEGEIISRAGLIPSKQLQESYIMKIKRDEQETLEKSGMRSLSPCRYSPKIPRQKKLRKTMYHTVQNLDYDTEEIPTYEEVELHHMKPRTFRPIVLIGPSGVGCNELKRRLKASNPCHFHEVVPYTSRPKKPFEEDGQEYHFLSREDMEKDILAQSFAEYGEYKGNLYGTSLDSIRAVIAAGQVCLLTPHTQALKFLRTADIKPYIIFIKPPSLENLRLTRLVHRARTTVEEDVTRPFTEEELQQILETGTRIEERYGHLFDNVIVNETIEDATADLVQIAEQIEKDLQWIPIGWNQ, encoded by the exons ATGCCGGTCATTCTTCCTCTCCATACCAAGGTGTCACTCGACCCAG atgcGCAGAAGCTTCTTGCGGCTCTCCCGAGCCTGGAGGCGCGACTGCCCAGCAAGGGGTACGAGATTGCCTACCTCCGCCGCTTCCTCCGCTCCAAGGATCTCCGCTACTTGATGCAT GTGTTCCGTCGTTTGAGGAGTGTTAGACGTCttcgtccagtagccgattttTCTGTTGCGCAAGCAGCCGAG GTGTTTTGCACGATCCGGTTCCGATCGGAAGACAGCCATGTCCAAGAACTCCTTTATATTTTATCACGACCTCATCTTCAG GCTTTACTCTACACCCACGATAAGGTGGCGTCCAGTGATTATGAACCTAGACTGGATCCCAGTCCTGTTGACCGTGATGAAGACCAGGCAGCAGTTAAAATAATCCGACTCATCAAAACCAACGAACCTCTC GGAGTCACCATCCAGCTGTGTGAGGACTCCGACAGCCTTGAGATCGCTCGTGTCTTGCACGGTGGAGCCGCAGATCGAAGTG GTCTAATTAGAGTTGGTGATGAGCTACAGGAAGTAAATGGGGTTTGTGTCAAAGGTCAAAACCCTGATGATGTCATCGAAATGTTG ACAAGAATCACAGGAGCTGTTACCCTCAAACTAGTTCCCAGTCACTTCAGAAATGGTCCCGAGCACAGGCCCAGTCAG ATGAGAGTAAGAACCCTTTTCACGTACGACCCCGAATCTGACCCCAATAACCCGTGTCCAGATGCCAGTCTTGCCTTTACTCGCGGTGAAATACTCCATATTGTAAACCAGGACGACGCCACCTGGTGGCAGGCCAGAAAAGAAGGGGAGATAATCAGCAGAGCTGGCCTCATTCCAAGTAAACAGTTGCAAGAAAG ttatattATGAAGATTAAACGAGATGAGCAAGAAACTCTGGAAAAGAGTGGCATGA gATCATTGAGCCCATGTCGATATAGCCCAAAAATTCCTCGTCAGAAAAAACTACGTAAAACAATGTACCACACTGTTCAGAACTTAG ATTATGACACTGAGGAAATACCTACGTACGAAGAAGTGGAACTCCACCACATGAAGCCCAGGACATTTAGACCGATTGTATTAATTG GGCCCTCTGGTGTTGGGTGTAATGAGCTGAAGAGAAGACTCAAGGCCAGTAACCCATGTCACTTTCACGAAGTTGTACCAT ACACGAGTCGTCCTAAGAAACCATTTGAGGAGGATGGGCAGGAATACCACTTCCTGTCAAGAGAAGATATGGAGAAAGACATTTTAGCTCAAAG TTTTGCAGAATATGGCGAGTACAAGGGGAACCTGTACGGTACAAGTCTCGACTCCATTCGCGCTGTGATAGCAGCAGGCCAGGTGTGCCTTCTCACACCACACACTCAG GCACTGAAGTTCCTGCGAACTGCTGACATTAAGCCTTATATCATATTCATCAAACCACCAAGCCTTGAGAACCTGCGTCTGACACGACTGGTCCACCGTGCCCGGACAACCGTGGAGGAAGACGTGACGCGACCATTCACT GAAGAAGAGCTTCAACAGATTCTGGAAACGGGTACCAGGATAGAAGAGCGGTACGGCCATCTGTTTGACAATGTGATTGTTAACGAGACTATCGAAGATGCAACGGCCGATCTCGTACAGATAGCCGAGCAGATTGAGAAAGATCTACAGTGGATTCCCATTGGCTGGAACCAATAA